The genomic interval acagttccgaccataaaacagctcaagtcatcaataatctgttgtatgtaaatacaagtcataaaagtcttgagaagtctttaaacacttatacaaaatactttttcaaccttgctgagttaattttctactacagtCCTCATCACTGTACACTACAGTTATTATTCaatatgtttgtttctcttACCAGTGCTGAACAACGCTGAAACCTGTTGGGCTAATAATATATTCATCTAATGTGTATTGCTAAATAATtgaattatgttatttttattttgttaattaatCCATATTATTAGTTGTAAAAATGTGATCTATTTATTTTGGTCGGATTTATAAAAAGTATATGTTATACATAACAAACGTATTTATGTTTCTGTTGGTgtgttcaaaaataaaataaaacgaaaTAAAACTCAAAAGCACTGTCTGGGAAATTGTTTgaagaaatattattttctctttggctCGAAGAAAAATTCTCTCAAATCTCCCCCTGTAAATATCAATCATTTAACAGAGGGAAACATTCTATGCCTATTGCCGAGCACAATGTTATAAGGGTGGTCACTGGCAGCAAATCATGTTCACCCATGTCTCTAACAGGGTTTGCACGGTCAGGACAATAATTGCTGTGTCCTTCTAGTGAAACAAGCAggaaactaaataataaaaaaaaaatgtagtctATGAGTAAGACTAGCTAACAAGTGACTGCTATAAATATCAAACTGTCAAGCAGTGTTATAAATAATGAGCGGTGCTGGGAAAACACTGATTTCCTCATCCCTCATGCCAGTGGGTTGTTCCCAAACTTACTGTTTGGCCATGGGTTACTTCAACTAAACACCTCAATAAAGAAATTATTGTTCTCAATTTGGAATGAGCTTAATCATTATGAAAGCTGTATATCATCAAATGACATTCAGTTACTTGTACAACTGAGCAAGAATGCACAAAATGATGAGACAAACCCATTGTACTTGGTGTTCAAGCTGAACGTTAGCTGCTATGCTCTGTTGGAGGTTAGTTTTGGAGAAAAAGTAGGAAATGATTGTCTGTGTCCAGGTCAACAATGTTCTCAGTATCGATAACAACAGATTCTGTTCCATTTAATATTAACAAATGACCAGAGACTGTGTTGCGCTTAGTGTTCAGCCCTGAATCTGAAAGGATTTCAGCTTACACAGATAATCACGTCAAAAATCACCTCTAGTCCCCAAAAAATGTACTGATACAGCTGATCGCTCAGAGATTTATGAGGATTTGTCCACTTTTTAAGGAGTAAACTTGCCCCCTTAAATAAAGAAGGCTTTTTATAGAGAAGATTTTGCACGGAACCGGACTTCTACATGTCAGTCCTGTGGTGGATGGATACCCACGTTGCCTCTCACCCAGTGTCAGATGGCTCCAGCCACaacctgtgaccctcaaagggaTTTGCATTATTAATAAAAGTACAGCATTGGGTTTATATCACATACATTGTGGTGGTGACCATCAGCGCTGCCTTTGTCTTCCTTCCCCGTGGAGTAGACAAACAGAGGCAAAGATACTATTTCACAAGTACAAAGGGAATCATGGCCTCCCTGACTTATGTCTTTTTACAAGGGGAATTCTTAATACTGAAGGAAAAGGAAGTCTTGTTTCTGAAAAACCCTAATCTAGAGCAATAAGGAAATAATGGCAAAGTCTCTTAAATCTAGGGCAAGGTCGGTCCTTAATACACAACACAGCAATTATTAAGAACACGTAACACAAAACCTGATTAGATAGCACGACAGAAAGCTCTTTGgttagtgatgatgatgatcattcCTGCATTGACAGTTCCTGCTTTGCTGTGCTTTATCATAAGGAAATGTTGTAAGagtaaaaaacagaaatgaagaCAAAGGAGTATAATATAACCATTGAGTTCTGCATTAGTACACCCGGAAACAAGGGAGGGACCTCAGCCACAATGAGAATGAATCACAGGTGTAAAATTCACAAAGGAAAGAGGGTATCACTGACGGCTGCTCTTCAGGCTGATGGGGGAAAGATAAGATCCAAGGAATCTTAGTAGATAGTGAATAATGTTTAGATATTGGTTTCATACTCGCTCAACTCTCCCTCACCCACGATACAATAGTGGGGCAAGCTCAAACTTCGAGGGCCTCTTTATAAAACTTTAGCTGTGACATAGATCAGGTTTCCATACAACCAATGCTGAACAGGTTGTTTCTGATGTTTGGTTGGTTTACTGTCAGGAATCAGAAAAATGATGGTGAGAATGAATCATTTCCCTTCTTCTGACTACTTGTTTTCTATGTTACACACATATATCACTTCTCACTCACAGGTATTAGAATAAATAGAAATTATTGGGAGGGCTTCAGCTGTGCAATCTCGCTGAtacatgaacaaacacatgagaaTTCATAGAAGTCTCTTGTACTTTAGTGAGTGATACGTCAACACTCAGGGAAAATGTTTAATATGGGGCACTGTGAACTAAAGAGGGAAGTAACGTTCACTGCTGGGAAAATACATGGTAGAGGAAAAAGTGTTGAAAGACTTTGAACTCATTGATCTAATCCATGGATGACATCACATTGTGTACGTTTGTTTTGTCATCGAACGGAAAATCATCAGCAGGAGCTAACAACAAAAAGGCTGTGAAACCCTTTATACAAAAATCTTCCTGGaaactttgcattttacttCCCACTCACATCTGCAAATTCCTCCCTGAACTTAAAACTACTTTATATCTGTGTGCATTGTATGTGAGGTAGATGGGAGATCTTGTATATTTCAAGTCAAATACTGACTTTCAGGTTAACGTGACGTTATGTATGTTTTTAAGTAATAATACCAAAGTCTCAACCACAGCACAAGCAAGAAAAATTAAGATATTAATATTTTCCCTTCTTATATTGggaaatgttgtttattttactaATCAACACATTTTCCCGgcaatttttttttgcagattggGATTAGTTATTTTGCACAGTAATGTTTCTCCTTGTTGCtgatgagaaaataaatgaatacaaaattattatttttttaaaatccagCACAGGCTAGCAAACGAGGACTGTCACTATTCAGTGACTCATATAAAATTAGAGAAGCTTATTTATGGGAAACGTGTTGTTTGCTCCTTATGTCTTTTTCTAAAACATCTATTGAATTATCAGCAGTGTGCACTCCAATTAGTTTTCTTATCTTACATATAAACCTGCCACAATGAATGTcgatgacaaaaacaacattaaagacGAGGTCAgatgcaaatagaaaataagaGTTGGTGACAAAACGGTGACAAATAAGCAGAAATAGCAAGTACAAGAGCCTTTTATTTTCAGCAAGTCatgttttactttgtaaaaataaaacagcccttttaaacacacaattaGAAGAAATACACATTAACAGTGTGTCTGCACAGTCAACCAATGTTATCTACTCCACTAATTGTTTACATGTGTTGAGAAATACAGGCATTATATTGAAAAATCATTGGGAAAAGACAAGTTTGTTCATTGTTTGGATGGATTTTCACATGTCCATCATCTCATGAAGACCCCTCTGATGTTGCCTGGTTGGACACTTCAATGAGGTTGTGGTCTGGATCTCTGAAGTACAGAGAGGTGATGGGCCCCACAGCCCCACTCCTCCCCACTGGACCCTCCTCTATCTCCACACCACaaacctgcagaggagaggacaaGCAAAACTGACTAAAGCAGAAATGTGACATAGACCTCAGGTGGATTTAGTGTTAGCCTCCTCAAGCATTAGTATTGACAACATTAATTCTAAACAGTCTGTAGTTATTGGGTGAAGTACCTTCAAATGTGTAGCTACTGTAGCCAGAGGGGTGTTGGTGATGAGGCACAGGTCAGCAGAACCCGAGGTTGGATGTTTGGCCTTTGGCTCGAACTCCTGACCCTGCTGGTGAAGGTTAAACTTCTGCTGCCCAAAACCCAGAGCCTTACGGTTTCCCTTCAAATGCAGAGATGACGTGTGGGTGTTGAGAAGAGTTTGATTCTGTGGCTGATTCGTAATCAAAGCCTGCCATCTAGTGGACTTTTTCTCACACTCCGAACACCGGTATTTCTGTTTACTGTGTAAATAATGCCTGTAAGTATTAtcttaatattatttattctattctattctatttcaAAAATCACGAAACAGATTCTGGAGGGAAAAAGTAAATatctatttacatttacatgctTGATGTATTAAATGGATATCTATTGTTATGAAACTTATGGGTTCTTAGCAATCATCATATAATTATCAATACTTTGTTGCTAGGTGAATACTACTAGTATTATTACAATACATTTCAACAGTGGGATTATTCATTACTAATGAGTGactttttttctacttttgaagttttcagttttttcttagtttgttcctttctttttatctgCTTTGTTTTGTGCTTGAGGGATGATATGAAACAAGACAAATTTgctatttgtattattattattattattattattattaaatgtgtaATGAACGAAGCCCGTGTCATACCTTGAAAGTGATGACATCCATGCCGAGGACAGAGGTGTAGAAGTGGATGGTGTCTGGGACACTTTTCACTGTGAGAACCAGATGATCCAGATGACTCAGTTGAACTGGACAGGTTCCCTTGAATTTCACACCTCCTGCTGTTTGAATGGACGCAACCTGAAAGATGAGAGGAGTTTGGTTAAGCTTGCATTCATGCTGTTGCCTTcagagataaagaaaaagaggtAGTTATGTTATTTCGGTGTCAGCAGCGTCGCTGTGCGGCGTGGTGGTGTACTGCATGCTGTGAGCCCCTGAAATATATGCGGTTTTGCGGATTGTCAAAACTGACGCAGACTTGCGGCGGATGTTTCGTGCACaaatgataaaatgaaaaaaaacaatagaggTGAAATGAGTCGACTTGTTTCGGTTTCTCTACGTGTTACGTTCTCTACGGGTTGTTGGTTTCTGTCCGGACAAACTCCACCGCCAGACACAAAGATGCAGGAAACAGATTAAATGTGAGCTGCTGGTTCAATGAGCACTTAAAGAAATGATTTACCAAGACACGGCTCCTGTGAAAAAGCGACAGACGGGTGGCCACAGCCCGGAGAGTCATCTTCAGCCCGGAGCTCACAGCCACACTTCCTCGTTGGTGCCGCGGTGAACTGTGACCGGAGTCTGTGTCAGCGGGCTTCTGAACGCTCCTGTGTACCTGCTCCCTGCCTGGTTCCActgtctcactcactcacctcTGGAGAACCACGATAGTTTCTGTCCACACGGAAACTCTCAGATGACTTCTGCATAAACTGTGCAATAACTTCTATATTCATATTCTTATACAGACTTCACGTGTCACTTTGGTGTAACACTTACATCCCCCGATATAtatagtattttatttaaaagcttttttctATTGGTCTtttgttactttgttttattttaaatgtacttattGTCATAATGCACTTTAATTGTACTGTCGACCCCGTGTTAACTTACACGTGACCGATGCATTGATTACAATAAAGTGATATCGGTTTATTGGTCAAtcgaaatgaaaaaaaaattaggtTTTAGTATTTTAATTGAATGCATTATATTCAGATTTCTGTTCCTATCATTCTACCCGTCATATATGTAAAAGTAAGGACAAAATAAAGCAACTCTTCACATAGAACACTCCAGTAACACCATCTTCACGGTGACCTCAGTAATACACGTAGAAAAGAATACACACCTTTCTGACAATGtccacaaaaataaaacctgaatcAGGAAGTtttgtgtaggatttagtgacatctactgAAGTGGAAAAGTCCTTCTTTTCCAAGCATGTAGGAGAACCTGTGGGGGTGTCCCGTGACATAAACATGTGTAAATGCCCCTTGAGAACCCTTGTTTATTTTGTAGATCAGAGTAAAGCGAGAAGGCTGACCCTGGAGGAACACACACTCAAGGGTGGAGACAAATAACTTATTATAAGGGAGGAAAAACTCAATGATTCTTAGTTTCAGGTGATTATgcattaattaaaaacacaattataaaatattatcaATTCCTGCAACTAGAAAATTCTAAATCTTACACAATGGTTATTTCATGACGGAGAAGTGATCCAACATCATAGTAAGAAGACGGGATGAATGACGGAAAGTTTGTAGCATAACAACTTTAATTCAGCGGTTAGTTTCTTTTAACACCCAGTTAACATACTGTACTGGGTGGGTCACAGAATAAGGCCAGAACTAAAGCATGGCCTGGGGGGGAACATACATTTCATTTACATGTTTATGATTTTCAACAATGACCATGTCTTGCGTTCAAACTTTGTCCCGACAAGGGAGGTAATAATCGTGGTATAGACATCAAACAGTGAAACGAGAAACATGACAGGGTGGCATTAATAGTGATGCACTTTTCTTCCTTCAGCCAGTGTTCCTGTTCAACAGTGCTATTAAAACCTACAGAACTtctacataaaataaaaagaacttcaacacattttaaaaacgtAATAAGTCCTCATTTAAGATTTTTAGCCTTTAACAAGTATTTTTTAAGAATAGTATACATTTATATCATCGTTTGTAATCCACTACTTTCACTTTTGCATGTATTGCACACTGATATGGAGCGTCTGCTCATGAGGCAGAGGGAAAGGACAGTGAGCCGAGTCCTGATTTCCAATGGAATGAGACACAGACAACGATGTTCATTATTTTCAGACTATTTTTTTGAAAGTCTGACATTCAAACCTTTCGATTAATAACTTGTCCCCTGTACGAGGCAGAGTTGAGGAGGCAGGTCTAcgtttcagtttgtttcactctgccaaaaacaaaagctgtgtAGACAAATTGGTTCATCAGATCATTCATAAACATAATCCCGGTTTGTGGCAAAATTAAGATTGAGAAAAGTAGTGAATGTATGTTGGCAAAAAAATGATTGTAAAACCGTACGGTTAAAAAGTAAAGGTCCTTTTACACAAGGGGCAAAAAAGCAAAAGCAACTATATTTCAATTTCTCATATGGCATGCCTGTTAGTATATCTTTGAGATGGGGAAATTCACATGCCAACAACTTGATATCAAATCCAGTATCTACTACCAATATAAAGACGTACCGATCTGGCATGAATACTACTCAATCATTTTAATGATCAGGAATATGTTGTGATTCCAAATTAAACTTGTGCTTTGCAACAGTAATCTAGCTGAAGTTAACTTTCCCTTTATTATTAtacaacaatgtttttttatcaatacAAGTCACACAGAAGTTTCATGGTATAAGCCACTCCCAAAATAttagtttgtttctttcagGTGAacgaaaaacagaaagagagagagagaacaagtcACACTGTAGATGTCAAACCAATTCATGTCCTACACCCTTTGAACATCACGATCTCTAAATAATTCTGATGTGTACACCGATATCACCTATTTGCTTTACACCAGATTTGGATGCTGTGATCGAGTAACTGAGGCCAACACTATCCTAATCTTCATCAGATAATTTACAATCCAAAACCAATTCAATGATACAAAGTATGATTCAAAATTATTTATACAAGCTTATTTACAGCTAATACTTTGAACTGGTGTAACTACGACTTGTACCATTACCCAATTTATGGTATATAAAGGCGCCATTTAGGAGCTAATACAAAAGGAGTTGAAGTGCCTGAACTACCTGCAGGTGTGCAGCATTTAAAACCAGGGGATTCTTTATTAGATACAGATCTGCTTGTGCGCACTGTTTGGCGCAGTGCAAAAAACTGCTTGGTCACTACAGGTCGATTCAAACAGCATGCATTGCTTGTGTCTAACTTTGGACTGCATTAATAATAGTCTTACTAGAGAGTGAAAATGTCCCAAGGTCACTACATGGCGCACCCCGTATCAAACCTGCAACTGCATTATGATCAAACTCACAAATGGTATGAAGGAAATACATTTCAACAGTGGAGACACATTTCCTCAAGAGTCTCTCGTGTACATGGGATATTAGATTATTTAGGTTGAGGCAAAAGGCCTGCAGTCTGTTGTGAGCTACACCACACTCTCTCGGTTGGCCGACACCAGGACAGCCCTGCGGCAGATGGGGCAAGTTGAGTTTTCAGAGAGCCAGCGATCAATGCAGTGCACATGATACTCATGAGAGCAGGGTAGTTTACGTAGCTTGTTACCTTCTGCATACTCTGTTATGCAGACGCTGCAAGTTTTCAAGGCATCATTCTCGCCAAAGTTGCGCATGGAGAGGTTGTCAATCTGCTCTTTAGTAAGCCCCTGGGGCTggtcctcatcatcatcatttagaAGGAAGAAGTGGGCGAGTCGCAGGAAGGGCAGCGAGCTGGGCTCCTCTAAGCTGATAGCTGGTCTAGGTCGAGCCCTGACACCAGATGCTGGCGGAGCCGTGGCAAGTCCCTCAACCAAATCAGTCTCAACTGTCCGTGCTCtgactccagcagctgcaggcggCTCATCAACATCGGCAGCAGGAGCcgaaacagcagcaggagtaGCTTCCGGGTTGTTGAGGGTTTCACCCAGATCCGAAGGTGTGCTCGCTCCACGGTTTGAATCTGAAGAGTCAGAGTCTGAATCCATGAGGTAGCCAAGTTCACCAAAACCAGTCATAATCTGTCTAATCATAGACTGGAGAGCCATTGATGTGGCCTCTCCCAAACCTGCATCAGAGATTCTTCGAATAGGGATGCGAATAGTGCTGACGTAGGTCCTCACACCAGCACGCTCAGAGCGTGAGAAAGTCCTACGAAATCCACCACGCTCACTTTCAtaaagaaatgtgttgtttgagTTCTGGGAGCGTGAGCGGGTACGACTGGCAATGCTGTCTCTTTGCCGATATTCGCCTGGACGCACACGACGCACCTGGAGATCTAGCATAATAGTAGGTGGACGGCGTCCTGCTGCTCCAGCCTCTCCCCCAGCAGCCTCTCCTTCCTGAGCTTCAACATTTTGGACCTCTGGGACAGATTCGGCACCTGCCCTAGGTGACTGTACATCACTGTCAGCTGTGCTTTGCCTGGAAAGAACATGCTGTCGAGTCCGTGAACTGCCCTCTACTTGAGGCAGAGGGGGAGAACTGGTAGCAGGGGTAGGGACTTGAGTGTTGAGAGCTGGACGTGGATTAGGGAGACCATCCAGCTGATCCAAGCTCAGAGGGGAACGGCTCCTGGCTGTTCTCGCCCTTGTCCTGCGTGGTTCTGGACTTCTGCTACGGGGTCTTCTTTGACCTCTGCGTGGAGAAAGAGACAGTGGGGGTTCTACTGGCAAGGCAGCAGGTGAGCTGGGAGATTCTTCTAAAATCTCTTGTGAAACAACCTCTTCTAGCTCAGGCTCTGGCTCCACTATGACAGCCAACTCCTCTACAACTGGTTCTTCCACCACTTCTGTCTCCATGGGGACCGGAGGTTCAGCACTGGCCACTACTCCTTGTTCTTGACCCTCTGGAGACTCTTGCTCCCCTTCGGCAGCTGCCTGCTGCTCGGCCAGGTTACGGTTCACGCTGATTTCAAGGCTGAAACGAAAATCGCCACTGTTTGGGTTGGTCTGGCTTACTGCTCGCCATGACTGGTTTCCACGATGTCCAGTTCTGGTTGTATTGCCGGTGCGTCTCACTGTGTTTAACCAGTCCAGGAGACTATCTCCACCGGCAGGATCCTCTGAGGTTTCTGGTTGTACTGAAACACAGCAGAAATAACAAGTGAGAAATCATATCTGATAGTGacagtaaaaaaactaaatgttaaaCTTACCAGCTGGCTCTTCTCCAACTTCAGTACTAGGGGTGTTGTTATTTGGCTGCTCAGGACCATCTTTGATTTGCTGAAGTCTATTAAACAGCTCATCCTCGGTTACCTCTCCTTAAAGAAACATTACAAAACAGGACCAAAGTCTGGTAttaaagaaggaaaaaacacTCAGCGATCCACATATTACTTTCAAATTACATGTTTAATTCCTGTTCACAAGTCTGACAGCCAGCAATTGCTGGGTGAAAAACAAGGGAGGTGGCTGGGCAGAATTGACAGTTGTACTTCCTACAATGAGAACACACATGTTCTGATACAGAGAAAGTGTTAAAATCGCTTGAGTGAAACTGTTCAGCTATataacaaatattaaataggtctaaaaaagaaaataaaagaaccaTGGCTTAATTGCTGTGGTATGTTGGCCCAtagatctgtttgtttgtctttaaaaacatcaacagaaAATTCTGAAAACCTCCAGACTTACCAGGGCCTGCCACCGTCCATTCATTGCCCTCTCCTTGCAGGGTGCTCCGCTAAAGGACGTTCCAAACTTACATTCCCCCTGCCACTGTCCTGGGACAGAAACGGATTGGGGGACTTCAGTAGTCCGTAGGCTTTTGCATTTTGAGCAGTGACAAATCCAAAATTATAGGCATCTATACTTAACTTTTGTTACTTCTCTTTCTACTGGGCATGTTTGAATTGTGAGAATATGAAAggagaacatttattttatcaatagGTAAAAAagtatgtttatatttgttgaAATTTTGAACTTTGGACTAAGAAGATATAATGATGAGCATGCATTTGttcaaagtgaaaagaaaatataagtaaaactaaataaaacatgactGAATACTATCTCCTGCTCACAGCTGTTGAAAAATTTTGTCAGGCATCCGACTTCgtttcattttaattcactcTGAATTCCTACTAGGAACTGAATAACAACACCCAGCCTTACCTGTTTCTAAATGACACTAATTACCCTTTGAGTTGCTTTAAATCAGAAAAATGTCCCTGACTCACCTGTAAATTACTTTCACAAACATTACTAGTGCACTTATATTGAATGCTTATTACCTGGGGTTCCCAGCAGATTGTTGTCTCTCATGAGCCGATAGTCCTCATCACTGAGATTGTTGACAAACTGGTAGAAGGCCTCCTCCCTGTCCAGGCGGTCCAGCTGCCTTCTGCGCTGGGACTCCGGCTGGTCACTGCCACTCTGCTCCGAACCGTCAGACCCCTCCATTGACTCAGAAGGGGGGGA from Limanda limanda chromosome 10, fLimLim1.1, whole genome shotgun sequence carries:
- the rlim gene encoding E3 ubiquitin-protein ligase RLIM, yielding MEGSDGSEQSGSDQPESQRRRQLDRLDREEAFYQFVNNLSDEDYRLMRDNNLLGTPGEVTEDELFNRLQQIKDGPEQPNNNTPSTEVGEEPAVQPETSEDPAGGDSLLDWLNTVRRTGNTTRTGHRGNQSWRAVSQTNPNSGDFRFSLEISVNRNLAEQQAAAEGEQESPEGQEQGVVASAEPPVPMETEVVEEPVVEELAVIVEPEPELEEVVSQEILEESPSSPAALPVEPPLSLSPRRGQRRPRSRSPEPRRTRARTARSRSPLSLDQLDGLPNPRPALNTQVPTPATSSPPLPQVEGSSRTRQHVLSRQSTADSDVQSPRAGAESVPEVQNVEAQEGEAAGGEAGAAGRRPPTIMLDLQVRRVRPGEYRQRDSIASRTRSRSQNSNNTFLYESERGGFRRTFSRSERAGVRTYVSTIRIPIRRISDAGLGEATSMALQSMIRQIMTGFGELGYLMDSDSDSSDSNRGASTPSDLGETLNNPEATPAAVSAPAADVDEPPAAAGVRARTVETDLVEGLATAPPASGVRARPRPAISLEEPSSLPFLRLAHFFLLNDDDEDQPQGLTKEQIDNLSMRNFGENDALKTCSVCITEYAEGNKLRKLPCSHEYHVHCIDRWLSENSTCPICRRAVLVSANRESVV
- the glod5 gene encoding glyoxalase domain-containing protein 5, which codes for MTLRAVATRLSLFHRSRVLVASIQTAGGVKFKGTCPVQLSHLDHLVLTVKSVPDTIHFYTSVLGMDVITFKGNRKALGFGQQKFNLHQQGQEFEPKAKHPTSGSADLCLITNTPLATVATHLKVCGVEIEEGPVGRSGAVGPITSLYFRDPDHNLIEVSNQATSEGSS